The genomic window TGTGACAAGCATATAATTATGTACTCGTTATAACTAATACAATGTGTAAAATTGTGATAGGACTATCAGGAAATGGGAGCATTGTCACCGTCACACCCTTCAAATTTTGAATCGATCATGCTGTCAAATAGATTCCATGAGAAAGGAGAAGCTATGTTGGATTCTTACAGTGCCTGGTTGGTAAGCTTCACGTAGTTTCTTTTAATTGCTTACATATCTTGATTTGTCAGCATTTTGCTTGTGCTTTACgcacttattatatattatgattctTCTGGTGGATTCCAGGTCAAGCATCCCTCTGCACTGGACTCATTCGAGCAGATGATTGCAGCAGCACATGCAAAAAAGATAGTTGTATTTCTGGATTATGATGGAACCTTGTCACCCATTGTTCAAGATCCAAACAAAGCTTTCATGTCCGATAAGGTAATCTTCTTCTCTATCACATTCATGTTGATAttgtaaattcaaatatatcatGTTAAATTACTGCAGATGCGTTCTGCTGTAAACGAAGTTGCAAAGTTTTTTCCTACCGCAATTATTAGTGGAAGGTGTCTTGATAAGGTAAATTCGGCTAATGGTTTCTTTCAGATACCCTATAAATTACATTAACTAATGCTAATGGCAACATTTGTTTATTcattgtatgtatgtatgtatttgcTATGGTGTATAGGTGATTGAATTTGTACAACTAAAGAATGTTGTTTATGCTGGAAGCCATGGGATGGACATATCAACTCCGTCTGGCTCTTTGAACCATGAAAACCACACACATGAATCTAGAAGTGTTGATGAACAGGTTCCTTGCTATGTTCTTAATATAGCATAGTAATTCtgtctttcttcttctccttcttttaACAGTGGTTTTGCTTTATAGGGTAAAGAAGTAGTTCACTTTCAACCTGCAAAAGAATTCTTGCCTACAATCCAAGAGGTAGTATACTTGATTTGGTGAATTATTAAAACTTTCTTCATTTAAAATGgaaattttatctttcttcttctcctcaaTGTTCTTAATCTCTTGTTGTAGATACTTCAGGTGCTGGAAGAAAGAGTCAAGACAGTTAAAGGTGCAATGGTAGAAGACAACAAATTCTGCATTTCTGTGCACTTTCGTCGTGTACAGGATAAGGTAatcaaacaacaacaataatcCTAGCACTAAACAACCTTCACACAATTAATAAATCTGCTTTTTGAACTTCAGGATCTGGATTCCCTCAAAGAAATGGTAAAATTTACATTGGAAGCTTACCcaaattttcagatttccaGTGGCAAAAAGGTACTCTTTCAAGtggttttaaatatatttatacatgaaTATGATCACTAGTGTAAAGTTAATTGGTTTATTGATCAGGTAATGGAGATACGGCCTTGTATCAACTGGGATAAAGGTCGAGCATTGGAGTATTTGCTTGACACTTTTGGGTTCAACAGTTGCAGCGATTTCCTTCCTCTGTACATAGGAGATGATACAACTGATGAAGATGCTTTTAAGGTACCAaacaattaaactttttatatatatttatataatatatagattATAGGCTAAgctataaatataatattccaAGTTGAATAATTGCAGGTTATTGAGCGTATTGGCTGTGGTTATGCTATTGTTGTTTCTAGTATTCCCAGAGAAACAAAGGCTTCTCACTCCCTACGTGATCCGGGTGAAGTTATGTCGTTT from Mangifera indica cultivar Alphonso unplaced genomic scaffold, CATAS_Mindica_2.1 Un_0067, whole genome shotgun sequence includes these protein-coding regions:
- the LOC123207255 gene encoding probable trehalose-phosphate phosphatase 6; the protein is MGALSPSHPSNFESIMLSNRFHEKGEAMLDSYSAWLVKHPSALDSFEQMIAAAHAKKIVVFLDYDGTLSPIVQDPNKAFMSDKMRSAVNEVAKFFPTAIISGRCLDKVIEFVQLKNVVYAGSHGMDISTPSGSLNHENHTHESRSVDEQGKEVVHFQPAKEFLPTIQEILQVLEERVKTVKGAMVEDNKFCISVHFRRVQDKDLDSLKEMVKFTLEAYPNFQISSGKKVMEIRPCINWDKGRALEYLLDTFGFNSCSDFLPLYIGDDTTDEDAFKVIERIGCGYAIVVSSIPRETKASHSLRDPGEVMSFLTRLVKWKKTSNYIN